The nucleotide sequence CCGCTCGGTGGCAATGACTGCGACGCCTGCAATGGCGATCATGCCGCCAATGGTCTGGAACCGGGTCAGCCGTTCGCCGAGGAAGAACAGCGCCAGGACCACGGTGAAAAACGCCTGCATCTGCATGAGGAGGGACGCCAGCCCCGCTGGCATCCCCAGCTTGATGGCCGAGAACAGGAGGCCAAACTGCGCAAAGCCGATGGCCAGTCCGTAGATCGCCAGCGTGCCAAGCCGGACTTTTGGCCGCTTGACCAGGAACACGGCCGGCAAGGCGGCGCAGAGATAGCGCAGCGCCGTGAGAAACAGCGGCGGAACCTGCTCCACACCCCATTTGATGAAGACGAAATTGAGCCCCCAGATCGCAGCGACGAGGAGCGCCAGACCGATATCGCGCAAGGCCATGGGAAAGAACTCAGGGGGGAGGACGAACAGAAAAAAACTCCGGAGGAGGCCCCCGGAGTTCAATGCTTTAGCGCTTATGCGCGGGGCTTGTAACCCTTTTCGATCAGCGTTTCCGCGATCTGGATCGTGTTGAGCGCCGCGCCCTTGCGCAGATTATCCGAGACCACCCACATGGCCAGGCCATTTTCGACGGTCACGTCTTCGCGGATACGGCTGACATAGGTCTCATAGTCGCCCACGGCCTCGACCGGGGTCGCATAGCCACCGGGTTCGCGCTTGTCGACCACTGCAATGCCCGGCGCGTCGCGCAGGATATCACGGGCCTCATCGGCAGAGATCGGATTGACGAATTCGATATTGACCGCCTCGGAGTGACCGACAAACACCGGCACGCGCACGGCGGTGCAGGTGACCTTGATCTTGGGATCGAGGATCTTCTTGGTCTCGGCCAGAACCTTCCACTCTTCCTTGGTGTAGCCGTCTTCCATGAACACATCGATGTGCGGGATGACGTTGAAGGCGATCTGCTTGGGGAACTTGCCGGGGGTCGGGCTGTCGTTGACGAAAATGCCCTTGGTCTGGTTCCACAGTTCGTCGACGCCTTCCTTGCCGGCGCCCGACACCGACTGATAGGTCGAAACGACGACGCGCTTGATAATGGCCGCATCATGGAGCGGCTTCAGCGCCACGACCAGCTGGGCGGTCGAGCAATTGGGATTGGCAATGATGCCGGTGCGGTTGGCATCGGCCAGCCAGCGCTCGAGAATGTTGCCGTTTACTTCCGGCACGACCAGCGGCACGTCCGAGTGATAGCGCCAGAACGAGGAGTTATCGATGACGATGGCGCCGGCCGCCGCGATCTTGGGCGCCCATTCCTTGGAGATGGAACCACCAGCCGACATGATGGCAAAGTCGACATTGGAGAAGTCGAAGTGCTGCAGGTCCTTGGCCTTGAGGATCTTGTCGCCAAAGGAAATCTCCCGGCCGATCGACTTGGACGAGGCGAGGGCAAACACTTCATCAGCCGGAAAATTACGCTCGGCGAGAATATTGAGAACTTCGCGGCCCACATTGCCTGTGGCCCCAACGACAGCGACGCGATAACCCATTCTTGGAACTCCGGTTCCTGACCATTTCCGCCCCCGCGCATCGCCTGGCGATGCGGTTGCTGGTTTGGCGCCTCTCCCCGTCGGGAGACGACCCGGGGAAAAGCGTCAGGCGGTTTTTGTGCTGGTTTTTGTCATGACGACGCCACCGC is from Devosia sp. SD17-2 and encodes:
- a CDS encoding aspartate-semialdehyde dehydrogenase is translated as MGYRVAVVGATGNVGREVLNILAERNFPADEVFALASSKSIGREISFGDKILKAKDLQHFDFSNVDFAIMSAGGSISKEWAPKIAAAGAIVIDNSSFWRYHSDVPLVVPEVNGNILERWLADANRTGIIANPNCSTAQLVVALKPLHDAAIIKRVVVSTYQSVSGAGKEGVDELWNQTKGIFVNDSPTPGKFPKQIAFNVIPHIDVFMEDGYTKEEWKVLAETKKILDPKIKVTCTAVRVPVFVGHSEAVNIEFVNPISADEARDILRDAPGIAVVDKREPGGYATPVEAVGDYETYVSRIREDVTVENGLAMWVVSDNLRKGAALNTIQIAETLIEKGYKPRA